The sequence gtcatttattgtaaagaaaGATAAATACAAAAAGACTGTGTTTGTGGTTAGTGGATCATGTTGATTGTTAATGTGATTTTCTAAAGCTGTGGTTCCTCCTGTGTGAAGTTGAGGAGAACTGGCTTCGAAAATCCACTCAAAATCACCAAATCAACAACTGGTTCagcaaaaatgaagaaaagtaAAGAGAAAAGATCCTGCAGCATTTGAGACGCACATACAGACAGTTGATCTGAgattttatgtaatgctaaatattatCTTCAGGAACCACCTGAGATTTTAAGCTcatattttagataatataaCGGTTTTATATTAAGATTATGCAGGTCAGTTAATGATAACCtgcaagtaaacaaataaaatatttagtattgtattttgaaaatattaaaacaaagtgttgtatattattgtttttatactacaatcattaattttaattttagatgattttttatgatttcataaattattaacttttcatcaactcacaaaccccagtttAAGGTACCCTGATCTAAcgcaatgatttttatttatttatttttatcggTGCTGTGAAACAATTAATCgcataaaaaataagtttttgtttgcataatatatgtttgtgttctgtgtatatttattatgtatatattaatacaaatacatacagtatatatattgaaaatatttacgtctatatttatattcttgtaatttatattataaataaatatatttagtatataaacataaaatattgttctgaaatatattcatgcatgtgtgtgtatttttttatatacataataaatatacacagcacacatacatatattatgtaaacaaacttttattttgtatgctatttttttttgacagcacaAATTTATACACGCCAATGTTCAAATGTTTaaggtcatttttaaaaagacgTCTCTcatgctgaccaaggctgcatttgtttgatcaaaaatggagtaaaaacagtaatattgtgaaattaattattattattataatttaaaataagatttttattttattttattctaagcTAAATTTTGcagtcagtttaatgcatccttgctgaattaaagtaatcatttaaatttaaaggattctACTATGTAATagtaattactgtaaaaaaaaaaaaaaaattctttattaaaataagaatacATTATTGGCACTATAACAAATACTAAATGATGcattattaaatactttaaatatattttgtgtttgcaaTAGTGAGaatttaaataggaaaatgtgcttaattttcatgaaaataatgacaaaatgcatgcattttatgcAGAAATGAATGTCcttgacatgttcttgacaggttttgtgtgaTTTATCCACGTAGTTCATAATGACACTGAACGCTAAAGACACAAATTCTAGTGGCCATGTGTCAAAAGCGATTTTCAATTACATCTAGTAATTTCTTGAATGTTCAGTTCATAATATTCAAGAAAACTGCAGATTCGTGACATTCCTTTTAACCAGGACAGGATTTATTCAGTACAGTTTTATGTTGTATAAGGAATCATCCACTAAGTCCAGCATGAATAAAAGCTTATCCAGCTTTGACCTTCTCAACTTCCTGCTTCATCTTTCATCTTGAATGGAACATTAGACTAAATTAGTGTCAGGCGGGACGTATATTAGTAAAACTGATGACTAACAGGACAGACCTGCTCTCATTAACAGCCTGTGCTTTTATTATTGCAGCTGGAGTGTGGAGAAGGAAGTTCCTGTTCATCTTCTGGCAGACATGTTTTGATTTCTTCACCAGAAAGTGTTATCTAACCCACAGCCTCAAAGTGGCTTACAGCGGCTTAATCTGACCCACAATTCTTAGCTGTAGACAATTACTCAGCTGTCAGCTGTTAGACACATTAATGTGGGACATGGCTTCTGAAGTGCGTCTACTGTATATGTATCAtcaatttagcatcacatcactttctcaccaatggatcctctgcagtgaatgggtgccgtcagaatgagagtccaaacgttccattcactgcagaagatccattggtgagcaagtgatggagtGCTTCTCCAAATTTGTTGCTATaaagaaaaaactcatctacatcttggatagcctcagggtgagtaaatgttcagcaatttgttcattttggggtgacaAAAATGAGGGTAGACAACAAATTGGTAAACTTTGGTAGACTTTAGTGCATTCTGAGCAACATTCAAACGCAACATTCTCTGGGAATGAAAACCATGACTTTGCCGTTACAACCACACTGCTCTAATGTTTAAGCTACAGGAATATTGCGTTTACGTAtgaattttgctttttaaatcttGCAAACAGACGGCTTAATTGCCATTCACTGTTTTGAGTACATGACTTTATGTAGCCTAGTGAATTTGAAGTCAGCTTGAAATGGAGATTGTCTGACTTCACTACTGTACTGTGACacatttcagagtgaaacagcTTATTGAGCAAGAAAATACAATGTAGGTCAGGATTTTATCCATTGGTTGTTGACTGGATTGTGAACAGTGAGCACTGCATACCAGAATGGAGGCAGATGTGAATGCaaagtgaaaaatatataataaataaatgcatggatgAAACCTTTGCAATAAGCTTGCAACATGCATTGAGAAATAAACAGGGCCATAAAAACTGGACGATTATGGCGTCAACCCAGCAAAATGTTGATCTATGAGCCATTCTCATTGTTTTTAAGCAACACACTTTTACCCTCAGGTTACTCCAGGGGCATTGAACCTACAATTAGGTGTAGCCTACTGTAAGTTCcaataaacatttctaatgttgaaaacagttgtgccgctttaactttctgtggaaaccataattccatttttcaggattcattgatgaataaaatgttcaaaagaacagaatgtcTTTGAAATACTGTACAAACTTCTTTTTGTTCAAACAACCTATTTTGTAGGAAACCAGACGCACAGATGATCTGCCATATGACTTGTCTCTGatctcatttaaaataacaggTCTGTGCCCTTGTACAGTATTTCTGAAGCTTTAAAGCCATAACAAAGTCCATTCAGAACATAAAAAGAGTCATTTAAATTACAAATGTGGCATATGTATGATTTCCTGACCTTTGATCAAGCTGATTAGTGTTCAAATGAATGTTTGTAAATACCTGTATTCATAATATCAACCCGTTCTTCAACTAATAACGCAAAATCAGTGTGATGTGAGTGTTTGTCTGCTGATGTCAGTCGAAATGACTCACATTCTCTCAAACATAATGTAAGCAAAGTAAGTCAGGCTTTGAGTagtacttacacacacacacacagagggtttttttctctctctctttctctcttgttttctttGGGTTCTTCATCTATTTGTATTGCCACTGTTGATTGTATTAACTTTTTTAgcaggttattttatttttattaaacttagaCTGATCATTCAGCGCAACTGATTAAAGCAGTCCTCACCAAAATTCAGTTTAGTAGAATTATTGTTTTTGATGTATAGTATATttgaatcttatttttatttatttcatgattcaCATCATATCACCATTTTTGTTAATTGAGgagaaaacaatcaaaatagTTGACCATATGGTCTTATTCAATACAACATCcagcttgtgtgtttttgattaattgCAATATTTCATCCAATAGACAAAAGACACCTGACACTTTTAAATCAAGTTGACGCAGGAATTGCTTATTCTTTCAGACAATGTGGAATCAATGCCAGCATGCTGAAGCACAAATATTTCCCCAAAGCAAACAGAGATAGTATTACCTATTTAGTCACTTTTACTGAGACATTTCTGAGAATTAGCGTAGGCCTTTGTGATCATTGCAAACACATTCATCCATCTATTTTCTATGcccattatataattttaaaggtattcataatgctGTATAATGAATAATGTTATGCATTctttttgcatcattgattctgttatcTTCCTGTTTAttagctgctttaaaacaatctgtTTTTTATAAAACACTATATCAAATAAGATGACATTTTATAGACAATTGAAATTAGTGATCAGTCATATCGATACATcaatatttaaccattttaagATTGTCAGCATCAGCTCTTGTATTCACCTTGTATTCAAAAGTGAGTCAATTTTTCATTACACTCAATCAATTTTATGTACTTTTCAATTCCTTATTAACTGTATAATGGAAGCTGTTGGCATTTTATTGGCCAGACTGCACTCTAGATAAAATCATTAGAATCAACATCTGCTTGAAACGAATCAAAACTCAATATAATGCTTAGCAATCCATTcttacactgattaaaaaaagcattattgcATGCTCTAACTTTAAATTAGTTGTTAAGACTGTTAAAAATTACAGTATACTGTTTAAAATTTACAATGCATTGTAAGAtattatgaatcattttaatgcattagaaaacatttatttgtttttttaaagtgacatgacatacagccaagtatggtgacccatactcagaattcatgctctgcatttaacccatccaaagtgcgcacacacagcagtgaacacacacccggagcagcggGCAGTcattatgctgcggtgcccggggagcagttgggggttcagtgccttgcccaaggacacctcagtcgtggtattgccggcccgagactcgaacccacaaccttagggttaggagttaaactctctaaccattaggccacaacttccccttttTACTGTGATTCCGGAAAGAAATGACAGTCCTTTCCTCTAAAATTCATTAAACTCACAACAATACAATTGCTTGCTTTCACTGATTTCTCACTGTTCTGACTGGTGTGATAAAACCAACCGATCCATAAAGGATCATTAAATGGGAGGTGTCATGTAGAGTGCTGTCCCATAATGCATTATATCCATGTCCTCCCTGCAGGCCATCTGAATTAGCTGCTAAACTCCAACCGATGAGAGACAAGTGAGGGACAGAGAACCAATTGGGTTCAAACACTCAACACATATATATCCTCCTTTACATTAGTGCATATAGCAGATTGTTTTGTCCCAAGTGCATTCAAGGTACAGGGATTAAACCCCCAACCTCTTCATCACAGGGGTTTCTGCAGCAAATAGAAGGaccattttggttccccaaagaacatttTGACTTTACATTTAAAACTCTAAAGAagctttttccactataaagaataaataataaataaataatcacgaaatgtctgtaaaatgatGAAATGGATTCCCCCGGCATTCgtataaccaagaaaaaatgtttttaaaacataaactgaatgttcaaaaataatgttttcagaatTTCTCAgacattcttagaacattttgTGGAacggaaaggttccatggatgataacggttctttatagaaccatagatgccaataaagaacctttaagagTGTAGAGTCAGGCTCTAGCAGTTGTTTTGCAAAAGGAGAAAAAGTCACCATAAGGTCAACAAACAACTGACATTAGTTTTCAGGTTGGATTCACTGTTTACAGTTCCTGAAACCATCAGCACTGCAGTTTGGCCAATTAAGATGAATTTGATAATGTCTCTGAGTTTGACAGGAGCGGACATGAACAAACTCTCATGATCATGTTTTCCATCAgagcatcttttttttcttcccccgTTTTTTTGTTCTAAATCCTCAGATCTCTCAACTTCCAATTTGAACTAAAAAGTAAATTCAACATTTTCGATGTGTGCTTACAAGATTTTCTGTGTTAACAGATGAGAAAAAACTGATCTAAAGAACCTATTAGAACAACTTTTAATGTCCAAAGAACCATATATCCACAATACATCGACGAAAAGAATAAGGTTCTCTGAACCATGAAGAATCTTCACTTTTAAGAATGTCCTTCTGTCTTTGTCCTCTGTTATTTACATAGTTCAACATGCATTTCcctttttaatgtatgtattaaatCATTGCATGTGTAATTACACCAAAACTAGAACGATTTACAAAGATTTATACTATAGAGATATTTCATCAACTTTAACCCTTTTTAcaggtaaataaaatattttttcttacatgtAAACTCCGTTAATCGCAGCACTGCATCCACGCATTTTCCCTTTATTGCGCTGATGTAAATCCAAAATCCCAGTCTGATCCATGATGGGTAGGTAACCACAatccaagaaaaaaaactaaaaaatatatatagcctatgtatatatatgtgtgtattttccGCAAAGGACTCTGGAAGATTTTTCAGACTGTCTCTGCTGCTGTAGGTACATAGATTTTCACTGAAATCTGGATTCCGCACAAATGCATCAACCTCAGATCCCACGCAACGCTCATTTTACGCGCTCCGAATTTAAAGTTTAACTCTATTTCCCCAGCATTCATATAAAAAGAACTATGTATCCCAGCGTCGTCCGTGATTGCAGAAGACCAGAGTGCATTTTTAGCCCATTTGCAGATTTTTCCAGTTTCTTTGGCGCACAGCAGCAGTTTGCGCGTCTCTCTGTGCGCAGGAACTGTTTCCAAACACCCTGCGCGCGCCCTTGAGCCGCGCTGACGGATTACGCACATCATAACCAAACAATTACGCACGCCAAATGAGTTAAAACTATACTGTGTGTAACCAGCTGCGCCCGAAGTGAACTCAGAGTTATAAAGCAGTCAATAAACACAGAATACAATCGATACGTGTAATAAAAGAGTCGCACAGTCATATTTTCTTGCGGTTTAACGCCATGATTTGTGCTTCCTGTCTTATAACCTTCAAAAGTCgtaaatatatgtttgtttacattttcttaagGTTGCAATCAACTATTTAGTCTATTTTAGTACAAATGATAGCCCCCAAAACACTTCTGATTTACTTTCCCCCATGACATGAATATTACAGCTTGTATTTCAATAagaatcaacattaaaaactcttTCCTCCTGTTTAGGAATTGATTTATTATCTAGCTTCTCCCTCTAGTGGCCTCGATGTAttgttctatttttaatatataaaccacGTTTCTCTCCTTAGCACTTTCCGGCTCATAACAAATCTCTACatactattcatattcataattttaCCCTACTTGTATTATtctataaatatgtaattatttatcttGTCTACACTTGCCTTCTCTAGTCGCTTGTAATACCGACGCTCTGCCGGTGGTGGCAGCACCGCGGCGCatgagtgactgatacacacacaGCGTATGACGTAGAGGAAGAAGAAGCGCACTTAGTGTACAAACGTACAGCGGAGCAGTTATTTGTcgtttttagtttacattttagtcaATTAAAGAGAACAATGTCGGAAAGAAAAGTTTTGAATGTAAGTACCTccttctttaatttttatatgatcGTTGTGTACCGGTTTAAGTAATTTAGTTATTTGAGTAACGTTAGTAATATCAGCATGCTAATGAATTAGCAACGGAATGtagacattatataaataatgcgaATTTGTTTTCTAATTTAGTGTGTGATGTTTTCGATATTCATAACTTACATAAATTATATGTTGAAATAATCTTAAATACACCTCCTGAGGTAAACCTTTAAATAAGTTTCTGTTTACAAAGATTATTGACGTTACTGTGGTAAACTGTCACCTTACAGcatctgttcttgtttttttccctcagaaatacTATCCTCCGGATTTTGATCCGTCTAAAATCCCTAAACTCAAACTTCCCAAAGACCGTCAGTATGTGGTCAGATTGATGGCACCATTTAATATGAGGTATGGTTAATTTTGTATGCATATGTTGTATATTCGTGcaggtttcaaataaataaatgcttttagaaataaataatatgcaataataataattttcgaAAGCTTCTCAACTAAGGATCATGGAACAAacgtttcatgttttattttatattttctgagcaaaaaaaaaaaaaaagattattatacaGTTTTACCACGTTTTACAGGAAACACTGTGTCATTCAGTGTAACGATAGTTTGTATAAAAGATTTTGTGTCGAGCTAGAGTTATTCAATTACATTAAAAGACTCACTTAAGGATGACAGCGCAGCCccaaaatgtaaaatcttttgCCACTATCtttcaaaccactaggtttttCCCATTTGTCAGTGAGaagatattaataaattaaaatattatatagtttactgattcatttatatattttaataagtacaggtcagaaaAAGTATGctatttcatttttacataaatttatcTGTTGCACTATATGATGATGGAACAtaatttcacccatattttgagggttttttttttcacaaaagttatttgaaacatagatactttatttgcatttaatatgctttgtttttattaaaaaaaaatctatttaatttgatgtagacaaaatttatattaaatgtatttatagtaaatacattatgtaaatataattatattaaaaaagtatattaactatttttaacaGTGAAAATTCTCTTGATTTCTCTAGTAGTGAGGAAGACATCTGGATTTTGATTTCTTGGAGATTATATCATCTTTGCATCAATAATGCTTGTTGGTACACAGGTGTAAAACGTGTGGGGAGTACATTTACAAAGGGAAGAAGTTCAATGCCCGTAAGGAGACCGTGCAGAACGAACTGTACCTGGGGCTTCCCATTTTCAGATTCTACATTAAATGCACCAGATGCTTGGCTGAGATCACTTTCAAGGTACTAGAATAAACACGCACATCATACTCTTTAAAACTCTTAATagtcttgtgtgtttgtttcgtTGCACTTCATCTGATTGTTGTGTTAAACAGACAGATCCAGAGAACACAGATTACGCCATGGAACATGGTGCAACGAGAAATTTTCAGGCAGAGAAACTGATcgaagaggaggagaaaaagatCCAACAAGAGCGAGAAGATGAGGAACTCAATAACCCCATGAAGGTCTGATAGAAATTTAAAGACTACGTGTGTGTTTTATGATATTAGAAGTTTTGTTAGAGATTTATAGTTGTATTCTGTGCTATTTGCGATTtgttttttccataaaaaaaaaaaaatttgacaaaagctttatttatttattttttattcttttttttcccatttaatacATAAAGTCTTTACAGCATCTTTAAGCCCATGCAAACTTAAAACATAACTCCCTGAATGCTGTCACAGGTCCTGGAGAACCGCACACGGGACTCAAAGTTGGAGATGGAGGTGCTGGAGAATCTGCAGGAGCTGAAGGAGCTGAACCAGAGGCAGGCGCAGGTGGACTTTGAGGGCATGCTGGGCCAGTACAAAGAGATGGAGCGGAGGCTGAGGGAAAGAGAGCAGGAGGAAGATGAACGAGAGACCAAGTAAGAAACTTTTGAACTATTTGAAGCATTTGGCCTTTTTGCTTCATACACTATATGTTggattttgagattttaaaaatgcattggtCACATTACAGGTTCATGTAAGGTCAGTATGAACCAGAAAttgctgccgactttatttcagtgtgccttttatgtcctttttgatattttttggggtttcgctacatgtgtggacatacagtggaacgaaataccgtgcctcacaggaccacggtgctacataaatacagacatacaacaatgaagaaaaacagtataaacctatacacaactaacctactgtcagattttgactataaatatactatatataaaagtttaagctaaaaaaaaaactatacaaatatagtATGGTGACGTATTTCCAACTGAAAtagaatattgaatagagggtgGGGTTTTGTTTCAGtgctcctcctctctgtctctctctcatagcAACCTAATGGTTAGAGGAAGGGGTGTGGTTAAGGATgacgtcatcagagaaggaatgccattcTAGAGTGGaagcaaatgttcagattttgattaaagattacccacaaaaaacacaaaaatgtccaGGAGTAGAGGAGGGGGTTAGTGTGACTTGTAGTGGTTCCCTGCAGTTTTCTGTCAATAGAAGATAGATGatgaaatgttcaaaatgttaaaTTCGTGagaatgaaaaatttatattatgtagccctacaaacaagcaaagcaaagcaaacctggatttttttatattataaaaatatgattttcccCCTCAAATCATGAGGCTGTAGATTGCTGTATCTAAAATATGCTTTatgtacaaaatgtaaatattcctATGTATGTTAACCTTataagttgatgttttttttgataattgtgTCCATATTGTTTACCATGTATATTTGCATATCACAATAATTGCACCTTTATGGGGTCATGTGCTTTCACAGTGAAAGTATCTTTTTCCCAAAGCATTTAATGTCTAGATTAAGAAGCTTAAATGATATAATATAGTGCGGTTTAGACTTCTCTTTTCTCTTGCTCCACATAGAGAGATGTTGGAGAGAGCTCTGGTCAAAAGACTGAGGGACTCGGACTCTGAAGAAGAGACAGAAGATGCAAAAGACCAAAGCAGGAAACACACGGCTGATAAACCCACAGACATCCTCACCACAGACCGGAGCACAGGACCACAGGTGCAAAGAAAGACCGCAACCTCCACCTCATTTTATGTTTCTCGAATTTTCAATCTTCTCACATAATAATTTcagctcaaatcaatatttcatatccatttattcatttgtcaCAATAAATATTAACCAGGATAATGGTCAGCCAGGCATTGCTGCAAAATAAACACTCACAAGGATTGCTGACTGTACAAAAACCAAGTGTTCTTTTAGCTTGCATGTGTTTTTCTGTTGTCTGTTTCTCTTTAATGTTTATGCTGTTGATCTCCACAGGGATCATCATCTGTGGGTGTAAAGAAACAGAAGGTGGAGAGCTGGGAGAGGAGTGTCGGAGGTCTGGGTGTGAAGGGAGCTCTGGGGTCTCTGGTGGTGAGGAAGAAACCAGCCGATTCTGCCTGTAAACCTGCTGCCGCTGCACCACGACAGGCTCCTGACACACAAACAGGTTTGTGATGATCATGATTTGCTGCTCACgaaacatttctggttattagcaatgttgaaaacagttgtgctgcttcatatttttgtggaaactgtgattgttttttttaagatcctttgattaattgaaagttcaaaagaacagcatttatttgaaatagatttttaaatgtctatttaaaaaaaaaaaaaaaaaaaaaaaaacctagatttTTAAATGGAGTATATATAagctttactaaaaatatatatatatatttttttaaatgtcttatgtATGAATTTAATAAACCAAAATTGTTAttgaatgattatttattaacattacctctataaaaataatttaatattttttatacttttttaataaacaaaaatttatttttatttaccttttttgctgttttactaatatacattttatttttcatttttattatttttttattaattttaattattattgttttataaatctaaactgcagttttgttttatgtatatagttaatagatagatatttattatttaataaaccaaAATGGCAGTGGATGTATATCAGGATATCaggagttattattattattattattattattattattattattattatttctctagAATCAAGGAATGGTACAgatgtacagattttttttaataaactggtggggcaaaaaaaattaagggaTTTGGTACCTGTGATAAAACCCACTGTAGTTTCCACCATAAATCCTAATGTTGTATTTAATAATGTATCAGACATAGTTTAGGGTTTTGCCATCTCTGTAAACCTGTGCTTTCTCTGTCTTTCCAGATCATTCAGGCGCAGGTCCTGCCCAACCTGAGTCCTCCAAAGCTTCCAATAGACAGCCAGTCGCATCTCAGAATGGTTCTTCTCTCAGCCTCTTGGGGGCGTATACAGACAGCGATGACAGCAACTCTGACTAGGATGGAGAGAATGActgaaacaaatgtttgttttcagacCAGCAAAACTTCACCACCATTCTTTTTACAGACCACTTTAAGTTTCTTTAACTTGGACTCTTTCAAAGTGcaattcaaaagatttttatttttcagtgattaACATTTTAGCTGGAGGAGCATTGTTTATGAGGCGCTGTTTCCATTGCCTGGATTTCATTCGGTCTGTTAGATCTGCATCATCCCTCTGTCTCTAATGTTCTCTATAATGTGCTTCTAATGTATAATGCACTCTATAATGTAGTATTTGTTTCTCCATGTTAGCTCAATCAATACGAGGAAATGCATTTGAGGGAGATAAGTGAATCTGAATCTAATTTCCACTGATCATCTCTAATCCCTCTCTAATCTCATTTCATCTTCCCAATCATcaagcaaataaaatgttttgtttccgagcacagaatgt is a genomic window of Cyprinus carpio isolate SPL01 chromosome B2, ASM1834038v1, whole genome shotgun sequence containing:
- the LOC109112016 gene encoding splicing factor YJU2-like; translation: MSERKVLNKYYPPDFDPSKIPKLKLPKDRQYVVRLMAPFNMRCKTCGEYIYKGKKFNARKETVQNELYLGLPIFRFYIKCTRCLAEITFKTDPENTDYAMEHGATRNFQAEKLIEEEEKKIQQEREDEELNNPMKVLENRTRDSKLEMEVLENLQELKELNQRQAQVDFEGMLGQYKEMERRLREREQEEDERETKEMLERALVKRLRDSDSEEETEDAKDQSRKHTADKPTDILTTDRSTGPQGSSSVGVKKQKVESWERSVGGLGVKGALGSLVVRKKPADSACKPAAAAPRQAPDTQTDHSGAGPAQPESSKASNRQPVASQNGSSLSLLGAYTDSDDSNSD